caaaaacaatggatTCCCTGTTAGTACCAAACTTCACGCCTGGAGATCTGGGGTATGGTAATCTCTGCGAGCCTCTTCTTACAAAATGGCAGGGCCTTTGTCTTAGAAAATGACAGGGTTGGATTGGGGGACTTTTAGATTCACTTGATTTTATGACACTCAAATTTTTTATAATTAGCTCATGATCTATTGCATCTAGACAGGTAATAGCAGCCATAAAGTTAAGAGTTTGTCAATTGGAGTCAAACAAATCTAGGtgtgaattccagctctgcccaGTACAAACTGCATTTGAATATCGGCGTTCTTTAACCTCTCAAGCCCCAGTTTCCATAGTTGTAAAATGGGATACTAATCCCTATTTCTCAGctttgttctgaggattaaatgagataatatgtgaaAGTGTATAGCTTAGAAACCAATAATGTTTGTTATTATGCAGTGGTAAAAAATGACTTCGGATCTGAATCCAGGAAAATACCAAGACACCAAGAGCCTTCTCTACCTCTGTGTTTTTTCAATGTGCTACTTCAGTGTTATCTTGAAATTCCATGGGTAAAATCGGCCTCAAATAATAGAATAtgcggggagggagagcatcaggataaatagctaatgcatgtggggcttaatatctaggtgatgggttgacaggtgcagcatgccaccatggcacatatttacctgtgtaacaaaactgcacgtcctgcacatgtatcctggaacttaaaattaaattaaattaaattaaattaagtgaaaaacaaaagaatacgGAGAATTCCACCTTTAAATGGAATAACATTTAAATTCGAATAACATTTGAGCTAAaatggatacattttaaaaactaaaatgtaaataaatctgTTACTTGCAGGTAGCGAAAATGGACACATCCATTCAACCTCTTTGCAACACATAAAAACTGTGACGGAGCAAGTGAGGCAAAGTCACGAAAACGCTGCATCTCCCCAGGCAACCAACAGCACCCAGGTGTCGCAGCCATCAGGAGCCATGACACTGAGCCAGGTGTCTGTGTTCATGGGACCCCAGGAGCCCTCCTGTGACTCTGGAATCCTGAGAATGATGTCCCGGCGAGATGTCCGGGCAGAGTTATTCTTATGGAGCTTTCTCCTGTGGTCTGACACGATAGAAATGGTGCGTGTGGCTGGTCACCCCAACGTGTATAAGTCAAGCTGGCTATACCCAGTCTACATATtcagttttatttctctccttcgAATTACATTCACTCCCCAAAACCCTCTTCTCAATTCCCTGAGCATCCTGCTGCAAGATTTACCATTCATTTTTGTTAGACTTGGTTTAATCATTGCCCTGGGGACTATCACACCCGTACTGGGCCTGTGTAAAAATATCCTCGTGACTCTCTCTTACATTTACTTCAATTACCTAACCAGACTCAGGATTTTTTCTGCCTTCGAAAtgtctccattttaaaaagaaaatgggatcTAGTAAGGCCTCTTTGTGATACCTGTGTACACATTTGTAATCCTTCTATTTTTCTTGGGGTGTAGGTGTTTGCACTATAAAGGAAATGACTAGATTGTAGAGAATAAGCCATTTTTACTAACTCTAgcatatcagtttttttttttgtacatataCAAATGGTGCTAAATTTAAGTAAAGTAATATTCTTATAAGTTGGCTCTCAGGTATTTCTAGAAAATGTTAGCAGTTAATTTTAGTTAGTTATGCATACTGAGGTCCCCAACCCCCGGACCATGGTCCCAGTACTGGTCCGTGATCTGTTAGCAAGCAGACTGCACAGCACGTGGTGAACCTCAAACTGAGCATTCCCGCCTGcattctgcctcctgtcagatcagcagcagcattagatccTCATAGGAGcccaaaccctattgtgaactgcgtaTGCAAGGGATCTAGCTTGCGCTCTTTAAGAAaatctaatacctgatgatctgaggtgggacAGTTTCATCCCAGAacccaaccccacccccaaccctggccgtggaaaaattgtcttccacaaaacttggccctggtgccaaaaaagatTGGGGACCGCTGATGTATACCACACTTTTTCTAAGAATACTCTTCAATAGAGccttttaaaaaactaagaaCCTTTTCCATCAAGTTAGCCCAAGAAtaagatttttatcttttctatagATAGCATTATATGAATTGATTgattaaatttagttttaaaaaacacacttgaaattattgaataatttttagattatacttttttttttttgagacgatgtcttgctcttgtcccctaggctggagtgcgatagcgcgatctcagctcactgcaacctctgtctcccgggttcaagcgattctcctgcctcagcctcccaagtagctgggattacaggcccctgccaccacgccggctaatttttgtatttttagtagagacgaggtttcaccatgttggccaggctggtctcaaactcctgacctcaggtgatccgcccgccttggcctcccaaagtgcttggattataggcgtgagccaccacgcctggccagattatactttttaaaaatttgaaaattgtaGTTTTAGGGGTTCCTTCAAACATGGAATTATATTCTTTATTCCATTGTGGCAAGGGacttttattcaataaattgaTTTCAGCATAAAAAGTAATTCACTTTAATAGATATTTGGCTCAGTTTAAGGCTTAGCTGTATTGCCAGTACTGAAGTACTAATATGAGTGTTGTTTAGTATAATGAAGTCAAGGTACATCTGTAATACCTAGATAAAGTTTCATAATAAAAAGCCATAAAGTGAAGACAGAGATTTCAaagtaaaagaatattttatttgtggAATTTGATCCTTTGATAAATAATCAAAGTACAAGCcctgtttaaaattaaaagttcagcTTACAAATATACTAGCCAATGTATCAGGGTCTTATGTGATACTATATCATGGATATATTGATGTTATAAAATAATTAGATACAAAGTCATGCAACTTGCTTTCACCCTGTTGGGACACATTCTGATATTCCCAGTCAGCACTGTTCATTTGATAGGAATTTTCAGATGCTAGAGAGATTTGTGAGAGGCTTATGAATGCAAGAGTAATGATTTATGTAGCCAGTTTCTTCAATGATCTGTGATAACAAATAGCTTAAGAATTTGACATATGgcaggctgtggtggctcacacgtgtaatcccagcactttgggaggtcgaggcaggtagatcgctggagtccaggagtctgagaccagcctgggcaacatggagagatcctacctctacaaaaaatacaaaaattagctgggcatggtgatctgcacctatagtcccagctacttaggaggctgaggcagaaagattgcttgagcccaggaggtcaaggctacagtgagctatgatcatgccaccgcactccagactgggcgacagagtgacacccatctaaaaaaaataaaagagaatttgaCCTTGTATTATTCTACGCTCCACCAAACACCTCTCCCCCTGCCACCCTGTCTCCCTTTCCCTCTGTTTTAGGATTTTTCTCACACTGTAAAAGAAGATTTACTTACAGTTGT
The Pongo abelii isolate AG06213 chromosome 8, NHGRI_mPonAbe1-v2.0_pri, whole genome shotgun sequence genome window above contains:
- the TMEM236 gene encoding transmembrane protein 236, yielding MASGRLIKFVVFELLEFAAFSIPTLVITEQFATAYQGTRARSDNTHYWLIVSCSIAYVALVTLLIWVPVKVILHKKRYIYRKIKGWRPVLMMCVVFTTVPCLTFSIAVTEVQKSINGSADVLPDMLPDLPVSLVLSSLIMVDIIEKLRIYPLRGSQKSSENGHIHSTSLQHIKTVTEQVRQSHENAASPQATNSTQVSQPSGAMTLSQVSVFMGPQEPSCDSGILRMMSRRDVRAELFLWSFLLWSDTIEMVRVAGHPNVYKSSWLYPVYIFSFISLLRITFTPQNPLLNSLSILLQDLPFIFVRLGLIIALGTITPVLGLCKNILVTLSYIYFNYLTRLRIFSAFEMSPF